The nucleotide sequence AATTTCTAAAATTATTATCGATAAGAAGGAATATAAGCCGGCTACGGTATAGTTATCTTAATTAAAATTTTAAAAATCAGTTTAAAGGTTGTCTGTTTCAATATAGTTGTTATATTTGCAGCCTTAATCACAAAAGAGAGGAGGTTTAGCCCATGTTAATAATACCAGTAAAAGAAGGAGAAAACATCGATAGAGCTTTAAAACGTTTCAAACGTAAGTTCGATAAGACAGGTACAATGAGACAGTTACGTAAGCGTCAACAGTTCAATAAGCCAT is from Maribacter aquivivus and encodes:
- the rpsU gene encoding 30S ribosomal protein S21, giving the protein MLIIPVKEGENIDRALKRFKRKFDKTGTMRQLRKRQQFNKPSVVRRAQIQKAEYIQGLRDQEEI